In the Clostridium gelidum genome, CTCCTGATATTGCAAATCTATGAAATATATAATCTAATGCTTCATTATAATTACAATTTGTATATCTATAAGCAGTTATTAAAATAGCACTAATAAATGCCAAACCCAATATCTTAATACTCATTTTATGAATTTTTCTTATAACTAGTTTAGGGTCTTCTAAAAATCTATACATATATATTGAATAATAGAAACCTATAAATACAATAATAATAAAATTACTTTTCCATCCACTCAAAACTAAGCTTATTACAACAAAGATTAATATTGATATATTATATATCTTATATTGTATTTTTGATTTTTTAGAATTCATTATGTTGCTTATTCCACAATAAATTAATATTGGTAAACATCCTGTCAATATTATAGTAAATTTTCCTGCTTCTAATTGCATGTCAATTAATGACTTTTCTGTTTGATCATAAAACATTGGTATTCCTATTTTTATATATACATATAGTTGCGCTATAATATATATTATAGAAGTAATTATAAACACTACTTTTTGAAGTTCAAAATCTTCTTTTTTATATATAATAATTGCTTGAATTTTCTCTAAGTTTATTTTCTTAAAAATATTAAGGCCTACTACAAATGCTATTTCTGTTAAGACATATTGAACAATTAAATCAGTTTTTATATAATTCAATTTATATAGAAAAATATTAGTAGTTGTAGCTCCAATTGAATATAAAATAAATAAAAAAAGTGGATCATAGACATTGTAAAGTTGTCTTTTTACTGCAATAAAGTATATTAACGCTATAGGAATCATTATATACATATACATTATGATGTTTTGATTCAAAATTTCATAGAAAGAATTATAATCCATAAAGAACCTCTTTTCTTATAAATTTCATTATATAGGGTAATATTGTATTTTTATAATTGTTCAGCTATGATGCATTACTTATTTTGAGAATGTAATTTAGATATTATAAATAGAGGTATCAACTTATAATTAATACCCCTCAAATCTCTTAGTGACACTAATGTCGGATCAATATGATTTGAAGTAAAGATTGATTTTATACAATCTCAGTGTTTAATCTATTTTTTTGAACTGTGGATATATATCCACGAATTTTAGAAAATGTTTTTGCACCATATTCACTTTTAAATGTTCTAGAGATTTTTTGTTTAACCTTAGTCATTCTAAAATCACATTCTGCAAGATTATTATCAAAAAGTGTATCAAAGTCATACATAAACGTAAGTACTTGATTTTTATAACCACTTAATCTATTTAATAGATTGCATCTAATGCTATTTTGGGCTTTATTTTTAGAATATGATACACAATTTGTAGTGTAATCTTCATTGAAACCATCTTTTAGCATTTGATCATATCTTTTTTCAAAAGTTTCAATTTTAGCTAAGGCTAGAGCATTGGCTGTATTGCAAATAGAATCTAGTTCTTTTTTATTTCTACTAATAAATTTTTAATTATTTCTGCCCGATTTTGTTTTTCTAATTTTTATATTCCATTTAATTCTCTCATTTAATATTTTTATAAACAATTTCTACTACTAAGTTTAATTCCTTCAATGATAGCTCTTCCTTTATCATTTTTCCCTCTTACTCTATATTCAATGTATCTTATAATTCGTGTACTATAGAAGAAAATATTTGTAAATAAAAAGTTAAGTTTATTTACTTTATTTTTATATTTCTTCATAAAAAGTATTCTATTTCTAGTACTCCACTTTATTAAGAAATCTGACTCTTCTCCACCTCCTGATGATCCCACTTTATGATATATTACTGCTTTCGGATTGTACCATATCTTGTATCCTGCCTCTTTTACTTTTATACAAAAATCCGCATCTTCAAAATACATAAAATATTCTTCTGAAAGTAATCCAACTTTTTCAAATACTTCTTTTTTTATCAACATACAGCATCCTGTCATAAAATCCATTTCTAGTTGTTCATCACACTGGCCTTTATCAAGTTCTCTCATCCCATAATGAGTTGGTATAAACTTAAACCAATTAAAATTTCCTCCACCATACCATATAATATTTTTATTGAAATAATACATTATTTTGCTTCCAACAATCCCTATATCTCTATTATCGGAAAATGATTCAATCATGTTTTCCAAAAAATTAGATTCTACTATAGTATCATTATTTAAAAGTAATACATATTCTCCTCCATTTTTAATTGCATATTCTATTCCTGCATTATTTCCACTAGCAAATCCTAAATTCTCTTTAAGTTCAATTATAAAACAATCTTTTAACGATTGTTTTATATACATAATAGAATTATTAGTCGAAGCATTATCAACTATTATGATTTTGTAATTTTTATAATTTATTTTTTTTAAGCTTTCTACACATTCAATGGTATCTTTATATCCATTATAATTTATTACAATTATATATATTATAGGCATTTTATGCTCCTATCTATTGATTTTATATAGTCAGTAGCTGAATACTACAACCGTTTATATAATTTACATTTTGCTAATCTAAAATATTTTTTAGCAGATTTAAAACCACCTTTTTAAAAAAATTGTTGAACTATTGCTACATATAAGAATATGCCAAAATATGTGTAGTTAATGATAAACACTTATTAATAAATTTTAACTATAAATCTAATAATAACTTTTTTAGCATTTGTGCTGATTTTTCAAAACTATATTTTTTCATAATCAACCCAGAATCTTCAACATTATTCTTTAGTAAAGCAGCTAAATCAATATTATAATTGTATGGATCTATATAAAAAACTGTATCACCATATACTTCATGCATACATTTAGTATTGGAAACAATAGCTTTAGCTCCAACGCTCATAGCCTCTAGTGGTGGTAATCCAAAGCCTTCATAAAATGTCGGAAATAGAAAAGCCTTACAATCACGCATTAAAGTTTTTGCTTCTTCATCACCAATATATCCCAAAAATTTAACATTCGCTGGTTTTTCTATAAAATCATTATTTGCAAATACATTATTATTAACAGAACCAGCTATAACAAATTCTGATGTAGAATTGTTTATTGCCTGTTTAATAATCCATTTAAAATTTTTATTAGGTTCTAGGCTTGACATTGAAAAATAGTATTCATTTTTTTTGAG is a window encoding:
- a CDS encoding glycosyltransferase family 2 protein, which codes for MPIIYIIVINYNGYKDTIECVESLKKINYKNYKIIIVDNASTNNSIMYIKQSLKDCFIIELKENLGFASGNNAGIEYAIKNGGEYVLLLNNDTIVESNFLENMIESFSDNRDIGIVGSKIMYYFNKNIIWYGGGNFNWFKFIPTHYGMRELDKGQCDEQLEMDFMTGCCMLIKKEVFEKVGLLSEEYFMYFEDADFCIKVKEAGYKIWYNPKAVIYHKVGSSGGGEESDFLIKWSTRNRILFMKKYKNKVNKLNFLFTNIFFYSTRIIRYIEYRVRGKNDKGRAIIEGIKLSSRNCL
- a CDS encoding O-antigen polymerase, producing the protein MDYNSFYEILNQNIIMYMYIMIPIALIYFIAVKRQLYNVYDPLFLFILYSIGATTTNIFLYKLNYIKTDLIVQYVLTEIAFVVGLNIFKKINLEKIQAIIIYKKEDFELQKVVFIITSIIYIIAQLYVYIKIGIPMFYDQTEKSLIDMQLEAGKFTIILTGCLPILIYCGISNIMNSKKSKIQYKIYNISILIFVVISLVLSGWKSNFIIIVFIGFYYSIYMYRFLEDPKLVIRKIHKMSIKILGLAFISAILITAYRYTNCNYNEALDYIFHRFAISGDIFIYSYVNDSILNQVDSGNFITNLFGNLVFFKHWINAYSTDAVKANLGLQVFKIFKNVNYVSGPNPRHNFFGMIYFGTVGSIFYSFFIGVIIGFVRNKLYYKLPANIFGGIIYSSIAYYIIYAHIDLLSLCLGPIDAFLIIFITIYILSHIILKTSKQ
- a CDS encoding IS66 family transposase, giving the protein MLKDGFNEDYTTNCVSYSKNKAQNSIRCNLLNRLSGYKNQVLTFMYDFDTLFDNNLAECDFRMTKVKQKISRTFKSEYGAKTFSKIRGYISTVQKNRLNTEIV